The genomic window TTCATCGCATCGGAGTGAACGTAGATCAGAGCCGTGTCGGCTTGAGCGACGCCGGTGCCGAGAGAAACGGCAGCGAACGCAGCGATCAACATGGTCACGAGTCCAAGCACAAGGCTGCGGGCACGAGAAAACATCAAGGAATCCCTATCGTCTTTACAAACTTGACTGACCTTCGGGGAGCAGGGTAACAGGGAAATAACGCTCGTGCTGATCCGCGATTCTCAGATCGCCCACCACGCCGCGTACGGAGGGACCCAGAGAGTCCCGTCGCGATCGACGAGTTCGTGCCCCGAGAGCACCTCACGCGGGTCGGTCAGCCCGAGTTCGAACAGCACGGCGCGCGCCAGGGGCCTGGTATCGGCGGTGACGTTGAAGACGCCGACGAACGTTCCGCTCGGATGTCGGCGTTGCAATACGAGGAGGCCGTCGTCCGAATCGGTCAGAACTCGAACAGGTGCCTCGGAATGGAGCATCGGAAGCCCCTTTCGCACCCTCGCGATATGAGCGATGCCGTCGAACACCCGCTGTGCGTCGCTACCGCGCTCGAAGCGCTTCGCGCGATCGTCGTCGGTCACACGAGGCCGATGAATCCACCGGTTGTCCTCGGCATGCCCGGGTTCGCTCGCCCAGTCGGGGTCACCCGGTGAACCGATTTCGTCGCCGCTCCACACCACGGGAATTCCGCCCCACGCCGAGACGATGGCGTGCGCGAGAAAAATTCGTGCGAACCCGCGTTCGGGGTCCTTCCTGGACGGGCCGAGCCCACTCAGCGCGGCTGCGGTCCCACTGATCCGTCGGTCACCGGTGTCCTTGTTGTGTTGGAAGACAACACCTTCGGACCAGGATCCGTCGAATTCACCGGAGTACCAATCGGCGAGAAAATGCCGATGCCCGACGCCGGTGAGACCACGCGAAGCAGCGTCGTCGTCGTCGATGGCCCACCCGATGTCATCGTGACAGCGCACATAGGTCACCCACGTACCACTCGGCGGGGTGGGCGGCAGAGCTGCCAACGCGTGCCGCGCGAGATCCGTGCTGCCCGACGCCAACATGGACCAGATCTGGACCATCAGCGAATTGTGGTAGGCGATATCGGAGACCCTGCCCGTATGCCGCCCTATTCCCAGGTACGGCATGAGATCTCGCGGTCCGACGATTGCCTCGGCCTTGAACAACGTCGCAGGTGCCGCCAGCCTGCACGCGGTGCGCAAAGCCTGGGTGATCGCATGCACCTCGGGCTGGTTCTGGCAATTGGTGCCGATCCGCTTCCACAGGAAGGCGATGGCATCGAGCCGAAGCACTTCGATTCCCAGGTTCGCCAAATTCATCACTATTTCGGCGAATTCGAGCAGCACCGACGGATTCGACCAGTTCAGGTCCCACTGCCACTCGTTGAACGTCGTCCACACCCATTCGTTCAACTCGGGGTCGAGGGTGAAGCTCCCCGGGGCGAAGTCGGGAAACACCTCCGGAAGGGTGCGCTCGTAGGCGTCGGGAGTATCACGGCTGGGATAGATGTGGAAGTAGTCGCGATAGCGCGCATCACCCGCACGCGCCTTTTCGGCCCATTCATGCTCGCGAGCAACATGATTGAGAACCAGATCGACCACCGGACTGATTCCTCGGCTTCGCAGGGTCGTTGCGAGGTCGCGGAGATCTTCGGTGGTACCCAGATCCGGCCTGACGACGCCGAAGTCCATGACGGCATATCCGCCGTCGTTGTCGCCGGGGCGCGGCTTCAACAGCGGCATCAGATGCAGGTAGGTGACGCCCAGATCGGTGAGATGATCGAGCCGCTCCCCCAGCCCCTTCAGCGTGGCAGCGTAGCGGTCGACGTAGCACGCGTAGCCGAACATGTCCGGTCGCTGGAACCAGTCGGGCTCGAGCAGTCGGCGCTCGTCGAGAAGATGAAGATCTTCGGCCCGTTCCGCGAACGCGCTAGCGGCGAGCGAGGTGAGTCCTGCCGCCACCTCGTCCGGGTCGTCGTACAACGCGGTGACGGCGTCGTGCAGGTCCGGCCACCACTGCTCGAGGCGGAGCTCGAAGCTGGTCCGGCGGTGCTCGGGCAGTTCGGAAAGGATGTCGCGCGCCGCCTCGGGAAGAGCCATGCGTGCATCATGGCATGGCGGGGTACCAAGGACCCATGACCTCCGTGACGCGCATCCTCGATACTCTCCTCGACCGAGCCGTCGTACCCGGTTACTCGCGCATCGGGTCCGCCGTCCGCAGCAGGTTCTGGGGCGCGGACCCCGCTCCGTTTCCCGAACCCATCGATGTCGTCGTCACCGGCGGTAGCTCGGGCCTGGGCGCGGCGACCGCGACCTCGCTCGCGAAACTGGGCGCTCGGGTGCATCTCGTGGGCCGATCCACCGAGCGCTTGGAGGCCTCGGCCGGGACCATTCGATCGGCGGCCGCGGGATCCGTCGTCGTACATCGTTGCGATGTCAGCGACCTCGATTCGGTGGCGTCCTTGGTGACGACGTTGACCTCGGAACTCACCGGACTTCACGCTCTCGTTCACTGTGCAGGCGTCATGCCACCCGAGCGGACGCTCACCGCGCAGGATCACGAGGCAGCGTTCGCCACGCATGTTCTCGGCCCCGTCGCGTTGACGGTCGGTCTCCGGGAACTGTTCGACGCCGGATCCCGCGTCGTCTTCGTATCGAGCGGCGGCATGTATCCGGTTCCGCTGCAGACCCAGGATTTCGAGTTCGCCGACGGCAAGTACTCGGGAATGACCGCCTACGCGCGGACCAAACGCATGCAGGTGGTGCTGGCCGAGCAACTCGCGGGCAAGCTCGTCGACGAACACGATCCGGTCGTGCACAGCATGCATCCCGGCTGGGCCGCGACCCCCGGCGTGACCGAATCGATTCCAGCGTTCGGCACCGTCATGAAGCCTCTTCTGCGGACTGCGGCTCAGGGCGCCGACACCATCGTCTGGCTGGTCGCGGGCGACGAGGCTCTGACGAGCACCGGGAAATTCTGGCACGACCGCGCCATTCGGCCGACTCACTATCCGTCGTGGCGCAAGGACTCTCCCGAAGCTCGCGAGGCCTTGTGGTCGACGGTGGTCGAGGCGACGGGGATCGAGCTGTAGAACGTTTGCCGACGAGATAATCATTTGCCGACCGGGCATGGTCGGCAAACAAATAACTCGTCGGCAAATGAAGTGCTCACTAGGTGAGCACTTTGAGTTCGATGATGAGTGCATGAACATCATCGAGGTCGGAACAGTGGATCAGTGGCGTCAATGGCTCGCGGAGAACCATTCTTCGAGTCCGGAGGTCTGGCTCGTCATCGGACACAAGGGCAGTGGGGTGGACAGTCCCCGATACAGCGAGGCCATCGAGCAGGCGCTGTGCTTCGGCTGGATCGACGGACTGCATCGGAGCCGAGACGAACGCAGTTCTCAATTGCGATTCTCGCCCCGCAGGATTCGCAGTGGGTGGAGCGCCCTCAACCGGGAACGCGCGCACCGGATGATCTCGACTGGTCAGATGACGCAGGCCGGGATGGACCTGATTAACCGCGCACAAGCCGAAGGGACCTGGGAGATCGATACGCGCGTTCCCGCCGACCTGGACGCAGCGCTCGCCGCCAACCCGTTGGCACGCAGCAACTTCGAGAAGTTGTCGCCATCCTCGCGACGGTTGATTCTCGAATCGGTGTCGACGGCCAAGCGCCCGGAGACCAGAAGTCGTCGCATCGCTCGGGCCGTCGACCGCGCCGCGGCTAACCAGCGATGATCCGCCAGACGTACCCGTCGGGATCGGTGAAGCGATCCCCGGACACCGTCGCGCCCGCCGCCTTGGCCGCGGCGAGAACGGTGTCGGCGGCCTCGCGGGAGACGGCTCGGTGTTCGAGGACGAGATTTCTCGGTCCGGGAGTTCCGTCGTCGACGCCTGCGTCCTTCGCCAGCGCCTTGCGAGTCATCAAACCCAGTCGCGCAGAACCGTCGACGGGCGCGAAATCGATGTACTTGTTGCCGTAGTCGCGGTCGGTCGTCAATCCCAGTTTTTCGTAGAAGACTTTCGATTCCTTGGGTGACTCGACGCCGAGCAGAGCAGCGACCTCGGTTGGAATCGGTTGCGCAGCAGCGGGTCCGGTGTCCTTCTTCGTCGGCGCAGCAACCTTCCACACCGAGCCGTCGGGAGCCTGGAACGCACCCGAGAACGCCCCGAACAACATCTTCTTGCCTGGTTTGACGATCGTTGCCCCGGCAGCGGCTGCGGCGTCGAGCACCGTCTGGACCTCGGTCGGCTGCGCAACGATGTAAGACACCGTGTACCCCTGAAAGCCCGACGGATTCTCGTCGAACTCGTCCGGTCGAACTTTTCCGGCAGCCGGCGCCAGTGCCGAATCGTAGAACGTGCGTGCACCCTGTGGATCCTGCGCGCCGAGGACGATTGCGTCGAGCGATAGTGTCATGCCGGTCAGGTTAGTTGGGGTGCGCGGGTCTGTGCTTCTCGATTCCTGATCGGTCTCGTCACCTGTTTGACCACGCACGACGGGATGCCGGCGGTGTCACCTGTTGCTTGCTTCTTGTACGCGCTCGGCGGCATCCCGACCAGTTCGGTGAAACGGGTACTGAACGTGCCGAGCGAGCTGCAGCCTACTTCGAAACACACGTCGGTGACGCTCATGTCGCCGCGGCGAAGCAACGCCATCGCGCGTTCGATTCTGCGAGTCATCAAGTACGAGTACGGCGATTCACCGTACGCCAACTTGAACTGTCGACTCAGGTAGCCGGCGGACACATTGATCCCGCGTGCCAGCGCTTCGACGTCGAGCGGCTCGGCGTACTCGCGATCCATCCGGTCGCGCACTCGTCGCAGGCGCACCAGATCCTTGCGTCGTTCCGCAGAGATCGGTTCGCCGGCCACGCGGGTAATCGTTCCACGACCGTGCCGTATTGGCCAGGTCCTCGGCGCACTGTCGTTCTCGGGCACACTGTTGGCGTGAAGATCACCGATGCGCAGCGGCGGGCACGGCTCGTCGGACGTCAGTTCGCCGATGTCTCCAAGCCCGAGGACGTCGTGAAGTCGGTGCTGGCGCTGCACGCGACCGACCCGGCCACGGTGTATCTGTCGGTTCTCGCGCGCGCTCGATCGCTGACGGTCGAGGATGTGCGCGCGGCCATGTACGACAGGCGTTCGCTCGTGCGACTGATGGCGATGCGCCGGACGCTGTTCGTCCTCGCTCACGACGACGTACCCGTCGTACATGCTGCTGCGAGCCTCGGGGTTGCCAAGACCATGCGCGCACGACTGAAGAAGCAGGTCTCGACCCTGCCTACCGAGCCCGAGGTGAAGAACGTCGACACGTGGCTCGCCGAGGTGGAGTCGAGCACGGAGGAACGACTGCGAACCGTCGGAACAGCAACGGGCGCAGAGCTGTCTGCTGCCGTTCCGTTGCTGAAAACTGCCATTCTGCCGACGACCGACAAGGCCTACGACGTCAAGCGATACGTCACGTCGGAGGTGTTGGTGATGATGGCTGCCGAGGGAAAGATGGTGCGCGTCGAACCCCGCGGGGCGTGGACGTCGCGTCGGCATGCGTGGGCGCCGATCGAACAATGGTGGCCGGGCGGTATTCCCGTCGTCGACGAGGCCGAGAGCCGCCGAGAATTGGTGCGACGGTGGCTCGAGGCATTCGGTCCTGCGACGTTCGACGACGTCCAATGGTGGACGGGGTGGAACAAGACTCAGACGCGCGGGGCGCTGTCGGGTCTGGACACCGTCGACGTCGAACTGGAGGCGGGAGATGGAGTGATGCTGACCGGCACCTCGTTCGGCGATGACGCGGCTGGTGTCATGTTGCTGCCCGCCCTGGATCCAACGCCGATGGGGTGGAAGCAGCGCGACTGGTACCTCGGGGACTACAAGGCTCCACTCTTCGACACGTTCGGCAACATCGGCCCCACAATCTGGGTCGACGGCCGCATCGTCGGCGGATGGGCCGTTACTCCAGCAGGCGAAGTAGCCACGGAGCTGTTCGAGGACATCGGATCTCACGCTTCGGAAGTCGCGGCTGAGGCCGGGCGGATCACCGACTTGCTGGACGGAGCTGCCATCGTCCCGACGTTCCCGACGCCGTTGGAGAAGAAGTTGCGGGGCAAGAAGTAGCTTCGGCTGGCGCATTTACCCCCTAGTTGTGCGGCTTCGAGGCTGTTCAGCGCACAACTGGGGGGGTAAATCCGTCCCTACTGGGCGTTCCAGAAGCCGCACTGGTGAGCGTCGAAGTAGTCACCTACTTCGGTGACGGGGTTGCCGAACTCGAGCACCGGACCGGTATCGTCCGTCGTGCGGGGCCAACCGTCACCGGGGCTTCCTGTGTGCGCAAAGCTCGACCAAGCCTGGATCATTTTCTCCGACAATTCCTTCTGACCCGGACCGGTCGTAAGATCATTGCCTTGCAGGTCGAAGGTGTACGCCAAATCGGTCGCATGAGCTGCACCTTGCGGAACTCCGGAGGCGGACACGCCACTGACGTCAGGCGCCGTTTCGTCAGCGAACTCGTAGGACCAGACGTCGGCATTCTTCGCCAGGTCGCTCGCGCCCCTGAGCGTCGGGCAGGACCATGCAGCATCGGTAACCAGTGCCGACCAGGCAAGAGGAGGGCTGGCGAAATTCCCTCTCGGATAACGTTGTTCGACCTCGGGCGCTCTGGATCCGAATGCCTGCTGGATGAGGGATGAGTAGTTCGAGTCGCTGACAGCGCTGGGATCCGCCAGTAGCGCACCACCGACAAAGGAGCGATGCTCGTCGGCGTTGCCCCCGGTGATCACCGGAATCTTCAGGACATTGCCGTCGGCCAGCGCCTCGGCGGGGTTCCGCGGGACGAGGTCGGTGCCGTAGGCAAGGCCGTTGCCGAAGGACGAACCTTGTCCGACGAGAACATCTACCGGCAGCGCACGCAGGCAACCAAGTCGATCGTCCGCGCAATTCAGGGCTGCCGCGATGGCCACGCCGTTCTCCTCGCTCTCGGCAAGGGGTACGTACGGTGTCATCTCGGGTAGACCCGGATAGAGCGTTCCCGCGGGCCAGTCGATCATGCACGATCCCGACATGATTACAGCCTTGTCCATCAGCCCCTGCGCTTCGGGCGATTCCAGTGCAGCACACGCGGACATACCCCCAGCCGACTCCCCCATGACGGTCACGTTGTCCGCGTCCCCACCGAATGCTGCGGCATTGTCGTTCGCCCACTTCAACGCCAGCAGCTGGTCGGCTAGACCGAAGTTGCCCGATCCTTCGAGGCCTGGGAGTCCCAGATATCCGAACATGCCTAGCCGGTAATTGACCGTCACGACGATGACGTTGCCTTGTTCGGCGAAGCGCTGTGCATCGTAACCGGATCCAGCTCCACTGGTGTAACCGCCGCCATGCCACCAGACGACGACTGGCAGGGGCTCCGAGGACGGCGACCGAGGTGCTGTGACGTTGAGAAACAAGCAATCCTCGTTCATGTCACCGACGGACGGAGCCTGCGGGCACGCTGCGCCAGGCTCAGTGGCGTCGAGAGTCTCGTCGGTGTCGGCGACCGGCTGCGGGAGGGCCCATCTGAGCTCGCCCACCGGGGGCTCTGCGTAACGGATCCCGAGAAACTGACGCGTCTCGCCGACGGTCTTGCCGTGCAGTGTGCCCGTGGTGGTGTCGATATCGAGGGATGGTTCTGGTGTGGTGTCGGTCGAGCACGCGGCGACAAGCAGCAGGCACGCCAGAGCTGACACGATCTTTTTCATGAGTTCTCCCGTCGAGTTGCAGCCAGAACGGTGTGGTGCACTTCCTCGGTGATCGATCGCGAATCACGGCCTGCAGCAATTTCTTTGACGGCAACATCGAGAACTGCGCGGATAACCGACGCCATGAGAGTGGTGTCCATCGGCCGGAAATGGCCGGCGTCGATTCCGCGCTGAAGTATCGAATCGAGCTCCAGCAATTCGGCTGCATGCTCACCCCGATCGACGCGCGGTCGATGACCCGACGCGAAGATCGCCGTCAACGCTTGCATGTGGTGTGGGAATTTCGCGTAGAAAGTGATGCTGCCGGAAACGAACGCAGACAGCGACTCCGACGGTGATGCGGCCTCCGCGACGCCCGGGCCGACCTCGCGCGCACCGACGGCGTAGACCTCGGCAATCACCGCGTCGAGTAGGTCGTCCCGGCTGCCGAAGTGGTAACCGATCACTCCCCGACTGACACCTGCACGTTCGGCAACCTTGCCGAGCGACGCCCGTTCGGCGCCGAGTTCGGCGATTACCTCGATGGCCACCCCCACCAGCTGGGCACGGCGAGCCGACTGAATGAACGTCGGCGTCTCACGTTCCACTCGTGGTGACGGCATGGTCTCGACGCTATCAGCGTTGGGCAATTTTTCCCAGGGGTGGGAAATGTTGAGGCAGAAATTTACCCCCGAGCTGTGCGGGTTCAGGGCTGTTCAGCGCACAACTGGGGGGTAAATCGCTAGGCGGTGGCTCAGACGTTGAAGCGGAACTCCACGACATCCCCGTCGACCATGACGTAGTCCTTGCCCTCGATGCGGACTTTGCCCGCAGCCTTGGCTGCCGCCATGGATCCGGCGTCGATGAGGTCGTTGAAGCTGACGATTTCGGCCTTGATGAAACCGCGCTCGAAGTCGGTGTGAATGACGCCCGCAGCCTGAGGTGCCGTGTCGCCCTTGTGAATTGTCCACGCCCGAGCCTCTTTGGGACCCGCGGTGAGGTAGGTCTGCAGGCCGAGGGTGTGGAAGCCGGCGCGGGCCAAGGCGTCGAGACCGGGTTCTGTTTGTCCGACGCTCTCGAGCAGTTCGGCTGCGGATTCGGCGTCGAGTTCGAGCAGCTCGGACTCGATCTTCGCGTCCAGGAAAACTGCGTCAGCCGGGGCTACGGAGCGCGCCAGCTCGCCGACCTTCGCGTCGTCGGTCAGCACAGCCTCGTCGGCATTGAAGACGTAGAGGAACGGCTTGGTGGTGAGGAGCTGGAATTCCTTGAGCAGCTCGAAGTCCAGCTTGCCCTTCTGCGAGAACAGCGTCTTGCCCTCGTTGAGCACTGCCTGAGCCGCAATCGCAGCATCGAGTGCAGGCTTGCGGTCCTTCTTGATCCGCGCTTCCTTCTCGACGCGCGGGATGGCCTTCTCCAGCGTCTGCAGATCCGCGATCGCGAGCTCGGTCTCGATGACCTCGATATCGGCGGACGGATCGACGCGGCCGTCGACGTGCACGACGTCGTCGTCGGCGAAGACTCGGACGACCTGGCAGATGGCGTCGGCCTCACGAATGTTCGCGAGGAACTTGTTGCCCAGGCCAGCACCTTCGGACGCACCCTTCACGATGCCGGCGATGTCGACGAACGACACCAGCGCAGGCACCAGCTTCTCCGAGGAGAACACCTCGGCGAGCTTGCCGAGCCTCGGATCGGGAAGCGGAACGACGCCGACGTTCGGCTCGATGGTCGCGAACGGATAGTTCGCGGCCAGAACATCGTTCTTGGTCAGCGCGTTGAAGAGGGTGGACTTGCCGACGTTGGGCAGTCCGACGATTCCGAGGGTGAGGCTCACGGTCTATGGAGTCTACTTTGGTGTGCCGACCAGCTCGGACAGCGCCCGTCCCGCATCCAGGCTCGATGTGCCGAGAGGCGCCAGGGCAACGTGATCTGCGCCTGCCACCCAGTGCTCATCCACCCGTCGGGCAATGTCGTCGACGCTCCCCCACGCGACCAAGGCATCGACGAGCTGATCGCTGAGCCCGTCTACGTCGTCGCTGGTGAAGCCCATGCGAAGGAAGTTCTGCCGGTATCCGGCGACCGACGCGAGAAAAGACAGCGGCTCGCGAGCA from Rhodococcus sp. P1Y includes these protein-coding regions:
- a CDS encoding alpha-amylase family protein, which translates into the protein MALPEAARDILSELPEHRRTSFELRLEQWWPDLHDAVTALYDDPDEVAAGLTSLAASAFAERAEDLHLLDERRLLEPDWFQRPDMFGYACYVDRYAATLKGLGERLDHLTDLGVTYLHLMPLLKPRPGDNDGGYAVMDFGVVRPDLGTTEDLRDLATTLRSRGISPVVDLVLNHVAREHEWAEKARAGDARYRDYFHIYPSRDTPDAYERTLPEVFPDFAPGSFTLDPELNEWVWTTFNEWQWDLNWSNPSVLLEFAEIVMNLANLGIEVLRLDAIAFLWKRIGTNCQNQPEVHAITQALRTACRLAAPATLFKAEAIVGPRDLMPYLGIGRHTGRVSDIAYHNSLMVQIWSMLASGSTDLARHALAALPPTPPSGTWVTYVRCHDDIGWAIDDDDAASRGLTGVGHRHFLADWYSGEFDGSWSEGVVFQHNKDTGDRRISGTAAALSGLGPSRKDPERGFARIFLAHAIVSAWGGIPVVWSGDEIGSPGDPDWASEPGHAEDNRWIHRPRVTDDDRAKRFERGSDAQRVFDGIAHIARVRKGLPMLHSEAPVRVLTDSDDGLLVLQRRHPSGTFVGVFNVTADTRPLARAVLFELGLTDPREVLSGHELVDRDGTLWVPPYAAWWAI
- a CDS encoding SDR family NAD(P)-dependent oxidoreductase; its protein translation is MTSVTRILDTLLDRAVVPGYSRIGSAVRSRFWGADPAPFPEPIDVVVTGGSSGLGAATATSLAKLGARVHLVGRSTERLEASAGTIRSAAAGSVVVHRCDVSDLDSVASLVTTLTSELTGLHALVHCAGVMPPERTLTAQDHEAAFATHVLGPVALTVGLRELFDAGSRVVFVSSGGMYPVPLQTQDFEFADGKYSGMTAYARTKRMQVVLAEQLAGKLVDEHDPVVHSMHPGWAATPGVTESIPAFGTVMKPLLRTAAQGADTIVWLVAGDEALTSTGKFWHDRAIRPTHYPSWRKDSPEAREALWSTVVEATGIEL
- a CDS encoding YdeI/OmpD-associated family protein codes for the protein MNIIEVGTVDQWRQWLAENHSSSPEVWLVIGHKGSGVDSPRYSEAIEQALCFGWIDGLHRSRDERSSQLRFSPRRIRSGWSALNRERAHRMISTGQMTQAGMDLINRAQAEGTWEIDTRVPADLDAALAANPLARSNFEKLSPSSRRLILESVSTAKRPETRSRRIARAVDRAAANQR
- a CDS encoding bleomycin resistance protein; this translates as MTLSLDAIVLGAQDPQGARTFYDSALAPAAGKVRPDEFDENPSGFQGYTVSYIVAQPTEVQTVLDAAAAAGATIVKPGKKMLFGAFSGAFQAPDGSVWKVAAPTKKDTGPAAAQPIPTEVAALLGVESPKESKVFYEKLGLTTDRDYGNKYIDFAPVDGSARLGLMTRKALAKDAGVDDGTPGPRNLVLEHRAVSREAADTVLAAAKAAGATVSGDRFTDPDGYVWRIIAG
- a CDS encoding helix-turn-helix transcriptional regulator: MDREYAEPLDVEALARGINVSAGYLSRQFKLAYGESPYSYLMTRRIERAMALLRRGDMSVTDVCFEVGCSSLGTFSTRFTELVGMPPSAYKKQATGDTAGIPSCVVKQVTRPIRNREAQTRAPQLT
- a CDS encoding winged helix DNA-binding domain-containing protein, producing the protein MKITDAQRRARLVGRQFADVSKPEDVVKSVLALHATDPATVYLSVLARARSLTVEDVRAAMYDRRSLVRLMAMRRTLFVLAHDDVPVVHAAASLGVAKTMRARLKKQVSTLPTEPEVKNVDTWLAEVESSTEERLRTVGTATGAELSAAVPLLKTAILPTTDKAYDVKRYVTSEVLVMMAAEGKMVRVEPRGAWTSRRHAWAPIEQWWPGGIPVVDEAESRRELVRRWLEAFGPATFDDVQWWTGWNKTQTRGALSGLDTVDVELEAGDGVMLTGTSFGDDAAGVMLLPALDPTPMGWKQRDWYLGDYKAPLFDTFGNIGPTIWVDGRIVGGWAVTPAGEVATELFEDIGSHASEVAAEAGRITDLLDGAAIVPTFPTPLEKKLRGKK
- a CDS encoding carboxylesterase/lipase family protein; the encoded protein is MKKIVSALACLLLVAACSTDTTPEPSLDIDTTTGTLHGKTVGETRQFLGIRYAEPPVGELRWALPQPVADTDETLDATEPGAACPQAPSVGDMNEDCLFLNVTAPRSPSSEPLPVVVWWHGGGYTSGAGSGYDAQRFAEQGNVIVVTVNYRLGMFGYLGLPGLEGSGNFGLADQLLALKWANDNAAAFGGDADNVTVMGESAGGMSACAALESPEAQGLMDKAVIMSGSCMIDWPAGTLYPGLPEMTPYVPLAESEENGVAIAAALNCADDRLGCLRALPVDVLVGQGSSFGNGLAYGTDLVPRNPAEALADGNVLKIPVITGGNADEHRSFVGGALLADPSAVSDSNYSSLIQQAFGSRAPEVEQRYPRGNFASPPLAWSALVTDAAWSCPTLRGASDLAKNADVWSYEFADETAPDVSGVSASGVPQGAAHATDLAYTFDLQGNDLTTGPGQKELSEKMIQAWSSFAHTGSPGDGWPRTTDDTGPVLEFGNPVTEVGDYFDAHQCGFWNAQ
- a CDS encoding TetR/AcrR family transcriptional regulator, which codes for MPSPRVERETPTFIQSARRAQLVGVAIEVIAELGAERASLGKVAERAGVSRGVIGYHFGSRDDLLDAVIAEVYAVGAREVGPGVAEAASPSESLSAFVSGSITFYAKFPHHMQALTAIFASGHRPRVDRGEHAAELLELDSILQRGIDAGHFRPMDTTLMASVIRAVLDVAVKEIAAGRDSRSITEEVHHTVLAATRRENS
- the ychF gene encoding redox-regulated ATPase YchF, with translation MSLTLGIVGLPNVGKSTLFNALTKNDVLAANYPFATIEPNVGVVPLPDPRLGKLAEVFSSEKLVPALVSFVDIAGIVKGASEGAGLGNKFLANIREADAICQVVRVFADDDVVHVDGRVDPSADIEVIETELAIADLQTLEKAIPRVEKEARIKKDRKPALDAAIAAQAVLNEGKTLFSQKGKLDFELLKEFQLLTTKPFLYVFNADEAVLTDDAKVGELARSVAPADAVFLDAKIESELLELDAESAAELLESVGQTEPGLDALARAGFHTLGLQTYLTAGPKEARAWTIHKGDTAPQAAGVIHTDFERGFIKAEIVSFNDLIDAGSMAAAKAAGKVRIEGKDYVMVDGDVVEFRFNV